The following proteins come from a genomic window of Gimesia chilikensis:
- the rlmB gene encoding 23S rRNA (guanosine(2251)-2'-O)-methyltransferase RlmB, which translates to MVGKHSKVKKNKPLLGNHQKCWIWGRNAVRETLSAGFWTIWELFLSDRLPAEELEELEACATKHSVPVVITSDKTLTQKCRAGDHQGMIAKMAPFPYADPEQIRQQTTGTPLYLILDRVQDPYNFGAIIRSAEILGTDAIFLGEQEQCDVTSLVCRTSAGAVNHVPLAQVPNLVAFCQQLKSEKINVLGTAMQAEETLVDYSFTHPTALIVGNEGTGLHPDLLAACSHLIRIPQQGQTESLNVAVSAGILLYEASRQRGFQ; encoded by the coding sequence ATGGTCGGAAAGCATTCTAAAGTAAAGAAAAATAAGCCTCTGCTGGGAAACCACCAGAAATGCTGGATCTGGGGAAGAAATGCAGTTCGGGAAACACTGTCTGCCGGCTTCTGGACGATCTGGGAATTGTTCCTCTCTGACAGACTGCCTGCCGAAGAGCTTGAGGAACTCGAAGCCTGCGCTACAAAGCATTCCGTGCCGGTTGTGATTACGTCAGACAAAACACTGACACAAAAATGCAGAGCCGGTGACCACCAGGGAATGATCGCCAAGATGGCCCCCTTCCCGTATGCAGACCCGGAACAGATTCGACAGCAGACGACAGGCACACCGCTCTACCTGATTCTGGATCGGGTTCAGGACCCGTATAATTTTGGAGCGATCATCCGTTCGGCCGAGATTCTGGGAACGGATGCGATATTTCTTGGTGAGCAGGAGCAATGCGATGTGACCAGCCTCGTCTGTCGCACCTCGGCTGGGGCGGTAAATCATGTTCCACTGGCACAAGTGCCGAATCTGGTCGCATTCTGTCAGCAGTTGAAGTCAGAAAAAATCAACGTGCTGGGAACAGCGATGCAGGCGGAGGAGACGCTCGTCGACTATTCCTTCACACACCCCACGGCTCTGATCGTAGGGAATGAGGGAACGGGACTGCATCCGGATCTGCTTGCCGCCTGTTCGCATCTCATCCGCATTCCGCAACAGGGACAGACCGAGTCGCTCAATGTCGCAGTCTCTGCAGGGATACTGCTCTACGAAGCCAGTCGGCAGCGCGGGTTCCAGTAA